A DNA window from Hymenobacter aquaticus contains the following coding sequences:
- a CDS encoding formyltransferase family protein gives MIFVGEGGLLQSTLLFTRQSNVPIDMVYSPTNELAGFCAKHQIPFQQVANINDEVESLARLVSDKIVFSINNGWLFRKPILSLPGFRFYNIHSGLIPKYRGKPEVCIIFALLNGEKEYGVSLHEIDENIDTGRCLAIKKFPLNAHTTFEDVMVQCLKSCEAIFNENLHHIIRGASFESPVLPEPTSKLYSYKDLVKLADHKTAPAYANATDFGLFEMWFSKAHTLISQL, from the coding sequence ATGATTTTTGTAGGTGAAGGCGGTCTGCTGCAGAGTACGCTCCTGTTTACGCGCCAAAGCAACGTGCCCATCGACATGGTATACAGCCCCACCAACGAGTTGGCGGGCTTTTGTGCCAAGCACCAGATTCCGTTTCAGCAGGTGGCCAACATCAACGACGAGGTGGAAAGCCTGGCCCGGCTGGTGTCCGATAAAATCGTGTTTTCCATCAACAACGGCTGGCTGTTTCGCAAGCCCATCCTGAGCTTGCCCGGCTTCCGGTTCTATAACATCCACAGCGGCCTGATTCCCAAGTACCGCGGCAAGCCCGAGGTCTGCATCATCTTCGCCCTGCTCAACGGGGAAAAGGAATACGGCGTGTCGCTGCACGAAATCGACGAGAACATCGACACGGGCCGCTGCCTGGCCATCAAGAAATTTCCGCTGAACGCCCACACCACTTTCGAAGACGTGATGGTGCAGTGCCTGAAAAGCTGCGAGGCCATCTTCAACGAAAATCTGCACCACATCATCCGGGGCGCCTCGTTCGAGTCGCCGGTGCTGCCCGAGCCCACCAGCAAACTGTATTCCTACAAGGACCTGGTGAAGCTGGCCGACCACAAAACGGCCCCGGCCTACGCCAACGCCACCGACTTCGGCCTGTTCGAAATGTGGTTTTCCAAGGCCCACACGCTGATCAGTCAGCTCTAG
- a CDS encoding beta-1,3-glucanase family protein, which produces MKTSTFFLRLLALLLVLLPRLSQAQGSIPFTIANNSPFPDTDLYVAIVGIDPAGNHVWINAANGQVLPMSSSYNTVTGPTYNGNTGPGANSKYAACFTRLSSIPNKTFTLPYIAGCRVFISRGQQLYLYFFGASGAPSGYAAPNPQNPNDPNKDILYEFIELTNNQYGFFGNTTRVDAFRYPMGLELFGGGGYQKRTGELKTAADIVAAYKANVPTEFQGTVNNTTGEITFPSKTPAFQDGSNGTVAGPYGQYFKSYIDAIWNKYKTTDLIFYAGNAGVFKGRVDANDRLVVVGQSGAFAGRTGIINGRPTTQMAFEGKGLLDNRVSDGDCDLVVQAQMTAAINRHVVDVTTATPGQQNWYDASRYYQAAPANYYARFWHLPGISVDNLSYGFAYDDVNDQSATLHTPQPTKVVATFGGYAGSTPPPVAGVSTMYKDCNYTGTAVNLPVGDYTLSALQSRGILNDDISSLKVNAGYEVVLYENDNFTGGTLTVGSAGNSCLVNNPLGTGNWNDKATSVRVRTAPTSTFSVTLQAEAANVNNGMTVEACSDTGGGQDMGFVDAGDYLVWNNISFPTTGSYLIEYRVASGASGGTISSDLNAGTIQFGNSTIPATGGWQTWTTVSKTVTINAGTYNFGIYAQSAGWNINWVRISKAAAARTAGTALATSGAQRSLETLEVYPNPAQDQLRLRAELPLTGSRYQILDLRGKTVASGTLQTSTVPVAALPAGLYTLLLITPDQQQVLRRFAK; this is translated from the coding sequence ATGAAAACAAGTACGTTCTTTCTGCGCCTGCTGGCGCTGCTCCTGGTGCTGCTGCCCCGCCTGAGCCAGGCGCAGGGCAGCATTCCGTTTACCATTGCCAACAACTCCCCCTTCCCCGACACCGACCTGTACGTGGCCATTGTCGGCATCGACCCGGCCGGCAACCACGTCTGGATCAACGCGGCCAACGGCCAGGTGCTGCCCATGAGCTCCTCGTACAATACCGTGACGGGCCCGACCTACAACGGCAACACCGGCCCGGGCGCCAACTCCAAGTACGCGGCCTGCTTCACGCGGCTGAGCAGCATTCCCAACAAGACGTTTACCCTGCCCTACATTGCCGGCTGCCGGGTGTTTATTTCCCGCGGGCAGCAGCTCTACCTCTACTTCTTCGGGGCCTCGGGCGCGCCTTCGGGCTACGCGGCGCCCAACCCGCAGAACCCGAACGACCCGAACAAGGACATCCTGTACGAGTTCATTGAGCTGACCAACAACCAGTACGGGTTCTTTGGCAACACCACCCGCGTCGATGCCTTCCGCTACCCCATGGGGCTGGAGCTGTTCGGCGGGGGTGGCTACCAGAAGCGCACGGGTGAGCTGAAAACCGCCGCCGACATCGTGGCCGCCTACAAAGCCAACGTGCCCACCGAGTTTCAGGGCACCGTGAACAACACCACCGGCGAAATCACCTTCCCGTCCAAGACCCCGGCCTTCCAGGACGGCTCCAACGGCACCGTGGCCGGCCCCTACGGCCAGTACTTCAAGAGCTACATCGACGCCATCTGGAACAAGTACAAAACCACGGACCTAATTTTCTACGCCGGCAACGCGGGCGTCTTCAAGGGCCGCGTCGATGCCAACGACCGGCTGGTGGTGGTGGGCCAGTCGGGGGCCTTTGCGGGCCGCACGGGCATTATCAACGGCCGCCCGACGACGCAAATGGCCTTCGAGGGCAAGGGTTTGCTCGACAACCGCGTCAGTGATGGCGACTGTGACTTGGTGGTGCAGGCCCAGATGACGGCCGCCATTAACCGCCACGTGGTGGACGTAACCACCGCCACGCCCGGCCAGCAGAACTGGTACGACGCCAGCCGCTACTACCAGGCCGCGCCGGCCAACTACTACGCCCGCTTCTGGCACCTGCCCGGCATCAGCGTGGATAACCTCAGCTACGGCTTCGCCTACGACGACGTGAACGACCAGTCGGCCACGCTGCACACGCCCCAGCCCACCAAGGTGGTGGCCACCTTCGGCGGCTACGCGGGCAGCACGCCGCCCCCGGTGGCGGGCGTGAGCACCATGTACAAAGACTGCAACTACACCGGCACGGCCGTCAACCTGCCCGTGGGCGACTATACCCTTTCGGCCCTGCAAAGCCGGGGCATCCTGAACGACGACATTTCCTCGCTCAAGGTGAATGCCGGCTACGAGGTGGTGCTCTACGAAAACGACAACTTCACCGGCGGCACGCTCACGGTGGGCAGCGCCGGCAACAGCTGCCTGGTGAATAACCCGCTGGGCACCGGCAACTGGAACGATAAGGCTACCTCCGTGCGGGTGCGCACGGCCCCGACCAGCACGTTCAGCGTGACCTTGCAGGCCGAAGCCGCCAACGTGAACAATGGCATGACGGTGGAAGCCTGCTCCGACACCGGCGGCGGCCAGGACATGGGCTTCGTGGACGCGGGCGACTACCTGGTCTGGAACAACATCAGCTTCCCCACCACCGGCTCCTACCTCATTGAGTACCGCGTAGCCAGCGGGGCCAGCGGCGGTACCATCTCTTCGGACCTCAATGCCGGCACCATCCAGTTCGGCAACTCAACCATTCCTGCCACCGGCGGCTGGCAGACCTGGACCACCGTTTCCAAAACGGTGACCATCAACGCGGGCACCTACAACTTCGGCATCTACGCCCAGTCGGCCGGCTGGAACATCAACTGGGTGCGCATCAGCAAAGCCGCGGCGGCCCGCACGGCCGGCACGGCTCTGGCTACCAGCGGGGCCCAGCGCAGCCTCGAAACCCTGGAAGTGTACCCCAACCCTGCCCAGGACCAGCTGCGGCTGCGCGCCGAGCTGCCCCTGACCGGCAGCCGCTACCAGATTCTGGACCTGCGGGGTAAAACCGTGGCCTCGGGCACCCTGCAAACCAGCACTGTACCGGTAGCGGCCCTGCCCGCCGGCCTCTACACGCTGCTGCTCATCACCCCCGACCAGCAGCAGGTGCTGCGCCGCTTCGCCAAGTAG
- a CDS encoding AMP-binding protein gives MNSYATLTHYLAHYASTSPAKVVFVYLDEEEANTCSITYAELNERVTELARHLAGRGLGSQRAMLLYAEGLDFIVAFLACLRASVTAVPMFLPRGSKHMARLTTIISDSQSSAILTSGKYLSRIQTGLPELAMPVLATDEPLEAVAFQERAPALDTAANTIAFIQYTSGSTGRPKGVMVSHQNLLHNELLIQQAFGCDEDSIIGSWLPFYHDMGLIGNILHTVFTGGRGVLMSPFYFLQKPQRWLQAISDYRVTHSGGPNFAFDLCVDRVDAAEVSTLDLSCWKVAYNGSEPVRAATLARFRAHFRAAGFQSNAFFPCYGLAEATLLVSGAKTNPEYRTLAVDGDQLPANQLCLLDPAEPSARILVASGRVADGMHVRILDATTQQEAGELKIGEICIAGDSTSAGYWNLDNERIAFRSDDTQRYFKTGDLGFFHQRDLYITGRLKELLIIRGKNYYPYDIEFSAGTAHEAVEKNGVAAFAVEIAGAEELVVLAELKRQHARTADTRPIIKAIEHKVLDETGLRPYDVVLVPPLSIPRTSSGKLQRVQCAQNYHQNYLTALTQARETAVLDTADYLLRLSKAQQEGTAESIQHYLKMVLASKLQHCPADQISGTQELTSLGIDSLRSMEIVNTLNRELSLQLDATQLFQINTVEELAEKIELSLWLNSKQENGKEIIL, from the coding sequence TTGAACTCTTACGCTACGCTTACTCACTATCTGGCGCACTACGCCAGCACTTCCCCGGCGAAAGTAGTTTTCGTTTATCTGGACGAGGAAGAAGCCAACACCTGCTCCATCACCTACGCCGAGCTGAACGAGCGGGTCACGGAGCTGGCCCGCCACCTGGCCGGCCGCGGCCTGGGCAGCCAGCGCGCCATGCTGCTCTACGCCGAAGGCCTGGACTTCATCGTGGCGTTTTTGGCCTGCCTGCGCGCCAGCGTCACGGCGGTACCCATGTTTCTGCCCCGGGGCAGCAAGCACATGGCCCGCCTGACCACCATCATCAGCGACTCGCAGAGCAGCGCCATCCTGACCAGCGGCAAGTACCTGAGCCGCATCCAGACCGGCCTGCCCGAGCTGGCCATGCCCGTCCTGGCCACCGACGAGCCCCTGGAGGCCGTGGCTTTTCAGGAGCGCGCCCCCGCGCTGGATACGGCCGCCAACACTATTGCATTCATTCAGTACACTTCCGGCTCGACGGGCCGGCCCAAGGGCGTGATGGTGAGCCACCAGAACCTGCTGCACAACGAGCTGCTGATTCAGCAGGCTTTCGGCTGCGACGAAGATTCCATCATCGGCTCGTGGCTGCCTTTCTACCACGACATGGGCCTGATCGGCAACATCTTGCACACGGTGTTTACCGGTGGCCGGGGCGTGCTCATGTCGCCGTTTTACTTTCTGCAAAAGCCCCAGCGCTGGCTCCAGGCCATTTCCGACTACCGCGTCACCCACAGCGGCGGCCCCAACTTCGCCTTCGACCTGTGCGTGGACCGCGTGGACGCCGCCGAGGTCAGCACCCTGGATTTGTCGTGCTGGAAAGTGGCCTACAACGGCTCCGAGCCGGTGCGGGCCGCCACGCTGGCCCGCTTCCGGGCCCACTTCCGGGCCGCCGGGTTTCAATCCAACGCCTTTTTCCCCTGCTACGGCCTGGCCGAAGCCACGCTGCTGGTATCGGGGGCCAAAACCAACCCCGAGTACCGCACCCTGGCCGTGGATGGCGACCAGCTGCCCGCCAACCAGCTCTGCCTGCTCGACCCGGCCGAGCCCTCGGCCCGCATTCTGGTGGCCTCGGGCCGCGTGGCCGACGGCATGCACGTCCGGATTCTGGATGCCACCACGCAGCAGGAAGCCGGCGAGCTGAAAATCGGTGAGATCTGCATTGCCGGCGACAGCACCAGCGCCGGCTACTGGAACCTGGACAACGAGCGGATTGCCTTCCGCAGCGACGACACCCAGCGCTACTTCAAAACCGGTGACCTGGGCTTTTTTCACCAGCGTGACCTCTACATCACCGGCCGCCTGAAGGAGCTGCTCATCATTCGGGGCAAAAACTACTATCCCTACGACATTGAGTTTTCGGCCGGCACGGCCCACGAGGCGGTGGAGAAAAACGGCGTGGCGGCCTTTGCCGTCGAAATTGCCGGCGCCGAGGAATTGGTAGTTCTGGCTGAGCTCAAGCGGCAGCACGCCCGCACCGCCGACACGCGCCCCATCATCAAGGCCATTGAGCACAAGGTGCTCGACGAAACCGGCCTGCGCCCCTACGACGTGGTGCTGGTGCCGCCCCTCTCCATTCCGCGCACCTCCAGCGGCAAGCTCCAGCGGGTGCAGTGCGCCCAGAACTACCACCAGAACTACCTGACAGCCCTCACCCAGGCCCGCGAAACGGCGGTGCTCGACACGGCCGACTACCTGCTGCGCCTCTCGAAAGCCCAGCAGGAAGGCACGGCCGAGAGCATTCAGCACTACCTGAAAATGGTGCTGGCCAGCAAGCTCCAGCACTGCCCCGCCGACCAGATCAGCGGCACGCAGGAGCTCACCTCGCTGGGCATCGACTCGCTGCGCTCGATGGAAATCGTGAATACCCTGAACCGCGAATTATCCCTGCAGCTCGACGCTACCCAGCTGTTCCAGATCAACACGGTGGAGGAGCTGGCGGAAAAAATCGAATTATCCCTGTGGTTGAATAGCAAACAAGAAAACGGTAAAGAAATAATCTTATAA